The following proteins are encoded in a genomic region of Brachypodium distachyon strain Bd21 chromosome 1, Brachypodium_distachyon_v3.0, whole genome shotgun sequence:
- the LOC100827653 gene encoding ABC transporter A family member 7, which yields MEPPAAASRLPSFASQTNALLRKNLIFQKRNRKETIRLIIVPIYLCVLLSVLQRVINNVLDKPKYKCGCKCVNVDGAGPCQNVCGIQYSTLDQAGSCPIPNPPEWPTLLQVPRAEYRAIQDSSKLFTGLPDASCRKSQSCPASIPFTGANETLSTTVMQNLFTDSPLSNLSDYTSISSLLLGTDIPGTSTGFIEPAFVSDVPMYVIQSQCKARDPVTVRVTIDAINIQKEIKCVQGLPLWRNSSRTINEETFMGYRKGKIRGGINEIAMAYDFQDSNEKHFNVLAMYNSTHLNISYVPTPFGLLRLSRSLNAVSNAYLQFLQGQGSGTKMLLQFMKEMPKQVTHLTIDFSSLIGPLFFEWVVALLFPVMLTYLVYEKQHKLRTMMKMHGLGNGPYWTIYYAYFLILSTVYLVLFVIFGSLIGLNFFKTNDYGILFVFFFSFTNLQIVLSFVAAIFFSKVNTAQAIAYLYIFGSGLMAGSLIRNFLEGGKFPRHWITVLEIIPAFSLYRGLYDLSQYAIRASETGNPGMRWSDLNDHTNGMRDVLIIIIVEWLVLLPVAYYFDHASSVGHRSSPLSIIKRFLGKNPTWRRISINEIANNDVHVEMEKLDIIKEREIVDQVLQQRNSGYAVVCDDLKKVYHGKDGNRDKYAVRGLSLALPYGECLGILGPNGAGKSSFISMMIGFTKPTSGNAFVQDFSIHTDMENIYSSMGVCPQNDMLWEMLTGKEHLQFYGRLKNLNGSALDLAVEESLRSVNLLLSGAADKQVMKYSGGMKRRLSVAISLIGDAKVVYMDEPSTGLDPASRKNLWSAVKQAKQNRAIILTTHSMEEAEVLCDRLCIMVDGRLQCIGRPKELIARYGGYYVLTMTTSSEFEREVEDLVLKLSPNTRKVYHLSGTQKYELPKQEVRIADVFMAVENFKKRVEVQAWGLADTTMEDVFVKVATGAQSIDELS from the exons ATGGAGCCCCCGGCGGCCGCATCTAGGCTACCGAGCTTCGCTTCACAGACCAATGCCCTCCTGCGCAAAAATCTCATCTTCCAG AAACGTAACAGGAAGGAAACCATTCGGCTAATAATAGTTCCGATATACCTCTGTGTATTACTCAGCGTGCTTCAACGAGTCATCAACAATGTGCTTGATAAACCGAAATACAAGTGTGGTTGCAAGTGTGTTAATGTGGATGGTGCAGGTCCTTGCCAAAATGTGTGTGGAATTCAGTACTCTACATTGGACCAGGCGGGCAGTTGCCCTATACCAAATCCTCCTGAATGGCCCACTCTCTTGCAAGTACCCCGTGCCGAGTATCGTGCCATCCAGGATTCCTCCAAATTGTTCACAGGCCTTCCGGATGCGTCATGCAGAAAATCACAATCCTGCCCGGCCAGTATACCCTTCACGGGAGCAAATGAAACTCTATCAACTA CTGTCATGCAGAACTTGTTCACAGATTCACCACTTTCAAATCTTTCTGATTATACCAGCATATCAAGTCTTCTCCTT GGTACAGATATACCAGGTACTTCTACAGGCTTCATTGAGCCAGCTTTTGTCTCGGATGTACCTATGTATGTTATTCAATCTCAATGCAAAGCCAGGGATCCAGTAACAGTCCGCGTTACCATTGATGCTATTAATATTCAAAAAG AGATAAAATGTGTTCAAGGTCTACCCTTGTGGCGTAATAGTTCAAGAACAATCAATGAGGAGACCTTTATGGGTTATCGGAAAGGGAAAATACGGGGAGGGATAAATGAAATTGCAATGG CTTACGATTTCCAAGACTCAAATGAAAAGCATTTTAATGTGCTTGCTATGTATAACTCAACTCATCTGAATATCTCTTATGTCCCAACGCCATTTGGACTTCTGCGTCTTTCACGGTCACTAAATGCG GTCTCAAATGCCTATCTCCAATTTCTACAAGGTCAAGGTTCAGGCACAAAAATGTTGCTCCAGTTTATGAAAGAAATGCCTAAGCAAGTGACTCATCTCACgattgatttttcttctcttattggtcctctcttttttgaatGGGTTGTTGCATTGCTTTTCCCG GTTATGCTGACATACCTTGTGTATGAGAAACAACACAAGCTCCGGACAATGATGAAAATGCATGGACTCGGGAATGGTCCTTATTGGACTATCTACTATGCATACTTCCTTATTTTATCCACGGTGTATCTTGTTCTATTTGTCATTTTTGGATCCCTTATAG GTCTTAACTTCTTCAAGACGAATGATTACGGCATcctatttgttttctttttcagtttcaCGAACCTGCAGATTGTATTATCCTTCGTAGCTGCAATATTCTTTTCAAAAGTTAATACTGCTCAAG CAATCGCATACTTGTACATATTTGGATCAGGGTTAATGGCAGGGTCTCTTATTCGCAACTTTCTTGAAGGTGGAAAATTTCCAA GACACTGGATTACTGTTCTGGAGATAATACCTGCATTTTCTTTATATCGAGGATTATATGACCTTAGCCAATATGCTATAAGGGCTTCTGAAACGGGGAATCCTGGCATGCGATGGAGCGATCTAAATGACCATACAAATGGAATGAGAGATGTgttgattattattattgttgagTGGTTGGTTTTGCTTCCTGTTGCGTATTATTTTGACCATGCTTCTTCAGTTGGACACAGATCTAGTCCCCTTTCTATAATCAAACGTTTCCTGGGGAAGAACCCCACTTGGAGAAGGATAAGTATTAATGAAATAGCCAACAATGATGTTCATGTTGAAATGGAGAAGCTAGACATTATCAAAGAA AGGGAGATTGTGGATCAAGTACTACAGCAGCGGAATAGTGGTTATGCTGTTGTCTGTGATGATCTCAAGAAAGTATATCATGGCAAGGATGGCAATCGCGATAAGTATGCTGTTCGAGGTCTATCGCTTGCTTTGCCTTATGGAGAGTGTTTGGGCATTCTTGGTCCTAATGGAGCTGGCAAGAGCTCTTTTATTAGCATG ATGATTGGGTTTACAAAGCCAACATCAGGAAATGCATTTGTACAGGATTTCAGCATACATACCGACATGGAAAACATATACAGCAGCATGGGGGTTTGCCCACAGAATGA TATGCTTTGGGAGATGCTGACTGGCAAAGAACATCTCCAGTTTTATGGTCGACTGAAGAACCTGAATGGGTCCGCTTTGGACCTT GCAGTTGAAGAATCTTTAAGAAGTGTAAATTTGCTTCTTAGTGGTGCTGCTGATAAGCAAGTCATGAAGTACAGTGGTGGCATGAAGAGGCGTCTTAGTGTCGCCATCTCGTTGATTGGAGATGCTAAA GTAGTGTACATGGATGAGCCCAGTACTGGATTGGATCCAGCTTCGAGGAAGAATCTTTGGAGTGCTGtgaagcaagcaaagcaaaatagaGCTATCATTCTCACGA CCCATTCAATGGAAGAAGCTGAAGTTCTCTGTGATCGGTTGTGTATTATGGTAGATGGCAGGCTCCAGTGCATAGGAAGGCCAAAAGAG CTGATAGCTAGATATGGAGGCTATTATGTGCTGACGATGACGACATCCTCGGAGTTTGAACGTGAGGTTGAGGATTTGGTGCTGAAGCTCTCACCAAACACAAGGAAGGTGTATCATTTGTCAGGAACACAGAAATACGAGCTGCCGAAGCAAGAAGTTAGGATTGCAGATGTCTTCATGGCCGTGGAGAATTTCAAGAAGAGAGTGGAAGTGCAAGCATGGGGCCTCGCTGACACCACCATGGAAGATGTGTTTGTCAAAGTCGCTACAGGGGCGCAGTCAATCGACGAACTCTCTTAG
- the LOC100827965 gene encoding protein RMD5 homolog, with protein MELDSLREAFDRVVEKRALSSTKVQEAIDQIVTEIEQAISRMQMMNTDYMGSCDHSSIMAELKAKLNEMVPLNQLEGCQKELNAALSKYLKLLEKSFNPDISKAYRNVDFEACTINNIIANHFYRQGLFDLGDSFVHECGESDGTYLKLPFQEMYGILEAMQARNLEPALSWASKNHDQLMQNSSMLELKLHQLQFVEILTKESRDEAFKYARTHFAPFVSLYQAEIQRLMACLLWADRLDKSPYAEFMSSTHWDKLAEELIHQFCSILGQSSDSPLNVAISAGFQGLPTLLKLTTVMAAKKQEWQAMKQLPVPIDIGPEFQYHSVFVCPVLREQSSDENPPMLMPCGHAVSKQSIMKLSKSSSRPFKCPYCPSEAVASQCKQLRF; from the coding sequence ATGGAGCTTGACAGTCTAAGGGAGGCCTTTGACCGAGTTGTTGAGAAACGTGCTTTATCTTCTACCAAAGTTCAGGAAGCTATTGATCAGATAGTGACTGAAATTGAGCAGGCAATTTCGAGGATGCAGATGATGAATACAGATTACATGGGCAGCTGTGACCATTCATCTATCATGGCAGAACTGAAAGCCAAGCTGAACGAAATGGTGCCATTGAACCAACTTGAAGGCTGTCAAAAGGAACTGAATGCTGCCCTGAGCAAATATCTCAAGCTCCTTGAGAAGTCTTTTAATCCAGATATATCAAAGGCATATAGAAATGTCGATTTTGAGGCCTGCACAATAAACAACATAATAGCGAATCATTTCTACCGCCAGGGCCTCTTTGATCTTGGAGACTCATTCGTCCATGAGTGTGGTGAATCAGATGGGACTTACCTGAAATTACCATTTCAAGAGATGTATGGAATACTTGAAGCGATGCAAGCAAGAAACCTTGAGCCCGCGCTCAGTTGGGCTTCCAAGAATCATGATCAGCTGATGCAGAATAGCTCAATGCTTGAGTTGAAGCTTCATCAGCTACAGTTTGTTGAGATTCTAACTAAAGAAAGTAGAGATGAGGCTTTCAAGTATGCAAGGACTCACTTTGCGCCCTTTGTCTCCTTGTACCAGGCAGAGATCCAGAGGCTAATGGCTTGTCTTCTCTGGGCCGACCGGCTTGATAAGTCCCCATATGCTGAGTTCATGTCATCGACGCATTGGGACAAGCTAGCTGAGGAGCTAATCCATCAATTCTGCAGCATCTTGGGACAGTCTAGCGATAGCCCACTTAATGTAGCTATATCAGCTGGTTTTCAAGGACTACCGACCTTGTTGAAGCTAACCACAGTAATGGCTGCCAAAAAGCAGGAGTGGCAAGCCATGAAACAGCTTCCAGTGCCCATAGACATTGGACCAGAGTTCCAGTACCACTCCGTCTTTGTATGCCCGGTGCTGAGGGAGCAGTCAAGCGATGAGAACCCTCCAATGCTGATGCCCTGTGGACATGCTGTATCGAAGCAATCGATCATGAAACTATCGAAGAGCAGCTCCAGACCTTTCAAGTGCCCATACTGCCCCTCAGAGGCGGTAGCTTCGCAGTGCAAGCAGCTTCGTTTCTAa